The genomic window ctgtggactgtaccaactcgTAGGATAGATGGATCAGCTTACCCAGTAGACAGTACCAACTGGTAGAATAGATAGACATGGCTACActgtggactgtaccaactggtaggatAAATGGAACCGGCTGAACAGTGgcctgtaccaactggtaggatAGATGGAACTGGCTGTAcacagtggactgtaccaactggtaggaaAGATAGACGGCTACACTGTGGCCTGTACCAACTAGCAGTATGGATAGATCATCTTACCCAGTCGACTGTACCAACTGATATAATAGATGGATCAGGCTACACTGTGGACTATACCAACTGGTAGGCCATCCATCACACATCTGGATAAACACTCCCACTTGTGGTGTCACTGTCGGCCGATTTAAAAATGGCTTGAAAAGGCTGATAAGCCTAACGCCAGGCGGTAGAATAGAACCCTTGTAAGCGTGGTTAGTGATTCGTTTCATGAGTCCTTTGTTATGTTCCTCATGCTGGGTGCATACTGTCGGGCTCTCCCATGTCTCCTCTAGACAAGGGGCTGCTCTCGTCTGGCTCGTGACTCCCTGCCGGAGGCGGTAATTGGTATAATGGCAGGGAAATCTGAGCTATTAAGAGCCATGTTCATACGTTAAATGCTTTGGCTTTCAGGCTCACTATAAAAGGATATTTCGACATTCGAATGCCCCAGAAAAGGCCAGACTAAGTTCtcggaacacacacaaacacaaacacacacactcgcactggcatagaaagccacacacacacaatcgcgcacacacacacacacacacacacacacacacactgacacacacacacacacacgcacacgcccatcCAGCGGGAGTACAATAATAAAGTTAGGTCCAGAGTGAGTCATTTTGGGCTCTGGGCGAATCCATGAGAAGAGTGGGCCATAACTACAGCATGAGTCAGAGGGCCCTGCAAGGGTACTAAAAGGTTCCAAAACTTGTTTTGGTCGCATTGCAACCGATAAAAGATTGGAAATACTTGAAATAAATGGCGTGCCAATAGTGTACTCCACCCCAGTGTTTGTTCGTAGCCGACTCTCTACTATTTCTTCTGAAGCCACTTTGTCTGTACGTGTTGGTTTAGACGCTACTGTTTGTTCTGAAGCAACGTTGCCTGTATGTGCTGGTTCATAGCAGACTGTTCCTTTTGAAGCGACAAGCTCGGTTGTTTGGTTTTGCAAACGGTAATGGCTCAAAGTGTAGTTGCACAGGCATGACTGTTGAGATTCATATCGATATCGGCCTTGTGGCAGATATTGCGATGAGGTTGGTGAGGATAGTGTCGTGGCTACACTGACAACGTCCTAGGTTTCAATCCCCAATTTCCAAAGCTGTAGgcttccttgagcaagacaccccCCAACCCCTTACTCCTAAGGAAATCTAACTTGCTGCTTTCGAACCAAGCATCTGCCTAATGAATAAATGGCAGGGATGTGAGAGAAGACCTTTCAGGGTAGGGAGCTGCCTTTTGAAATCGATCCCATGGTATTTCCTACAGTCTGACATCAGGGAGGTAACGTGAGGCCGGAAccatctcactcactctccaccgCCAACCAGGCAGAACTATCGGAGTTAAAAATGGATGTGAAGCGGTCGTAACTCGACGAGTGAACAAGCCGTCCCATTCCCAGTGGCGGTATGTCTGGAACATATTAGACCCCTCTTCTTGGTCTTGAACCAAATCTTGGCCTGTGGCCTGTTTGTATTTTGGAAGCCATAACCAGAAGTGTGTTCGGGCCTTCCAGGTCCGGGTTTGACCTCTACTGGGCCCTGGGACTTACAATTATAGCCTTCATTTCTTCTCAATTTCCTTACTTTTCATGATGTACTATATCTAGACGGGTCAGCATCTTCTAGCCAAAATATAATGTATACTCATACGAGAGTGTTGGGATATATATAGCTGATATGCATGGACCACGTCAACGTTTAATATAAATTGAAATAACTGCATGTTGGTCTGATTCAGCAGCTGTTAAAATCCCGAATGTTTTCAAATGTCCTCAGTTATATGAACCCATTATCTTCGGGGTTATGAAGCATCGATAGAGTATACATGCTGTTGGTTAGGGCTGGGGTTTGACTGAGTGGAGCTTTAATAATTCAAGCAGCTTTAAGAAGCTATAGCTCCATGGTATAAGTCCTGTTTTAACAGTGCCTCCGAAGTAGGCACCTTCATTGAACCAATTAACCATTGAACCCTTTAGTATTGATTTGATATTTCCTGTCGATGGCTATCCAAGATGGATGCCATATTAGCAAATCTTTCCTGTCCTGTGAGTCTAAAACCGTTTTCTCACATGTGTAAGGTTCGCAaaatatctttctttttttgtaagAAGCATTTAAAAACCCAGCTTCTAGACAGGCTGTCAGTTGTTCACTTTTGGTTTCCATACTTCTATGCTATTCCTGAATGATTCCTAAACCATGACCATATGTGTTTGGGACGTCTATCATGTTTTCTGACGTTGTATCCCTTGTCCCTGAAGGTGCTCCTTCAATCAAATGTTACTTGTGACCTCCAACCCTTCTGACCCTcaactttcccccccccctccgcccccctggTCTCCTGCAGGCAGCAGCACGGCCTGCATCGTGGTTCTGGACCGGCGGAGCCACCAGCTCCACACGTGTAACCTGGGCGACTCGGGCTTCCTGGTGGTGCGGGGCGGCGAGGTGGTGCACCGGTCGGACGAGCAGCAGCACTACTTCAACACCCCCTTCCAGCTCTCCATCGCCCCccctggggtggagggggtggtgctcAGCGACAGGTGAGCTCCTCAATGCTGAAGGGTGGGAATGACCGGGAAATAAATGAATGCATacgtattagggatgggcacgagtagtaaattccaaactcgagtgatcgaattaattcctcgaggatcaatcgagtactcgtttaaaactaatctatttttagaatgcaacgcatctgcagcaggaattggcctaatgatgaacggcaatattaccaaccaaataTGTGATGCTTATTCTCAATCCAAACAGtcaagagttatcagagtattcattatttattttggcaaacgttcaaaacacattttccttgcaaaataaatatgcgtctcactatctaaatcacgtcgaacaaaGGCCTGtaacgttaaaaaaaagaaacaagtaCCCTAACCAAATAATGCAAATATTTCTATGCTATTCCTGAATGATTCCTAAACCATGACCATATGTGTTTGGGACGTCTATCATGTTTTCTGACGTTGTATCCCTTGTCCCTGAAGGTGCTCCTTCAATCAAATGTTACTTGTGACCTCCAACCCTTCTGACCCTcaactttatgcaaataatttaaagctgcaaataaaacggcagcaaatgaacaaaaaaaatactcagcgttgtgatcttctatacacggccgggattacagctgcgtcttgcgacGGTGAAAATaaccgacacacttggttgctgcgggtctgctttcccgaacttaccgttgtgtttcaggagcatatgttgcctcatagtacttgtagtactctggtagctcgatttcgcttggcatatttgacatttcaccttatgatctcctatttctgtaaagtatttcaatacttcgctgcgctttgctctaaccgccatctcttaactttttgaattctggcgttgtGCACACACGGCACGGCGCGCGCCgcacagaaatttgatacatttcatttgctttgtgcacggcacgcgccagtggtgccacacagaaaatgtatacatttgcttcttgtctgtgtgtgtatatgcaaactcgagtttgcctgtccaccaaccgagttaaTTTGTAAGTattcgagtaatcgattcctcacgcccatccctaatacgTATTATTCTTGTGGAATAAGTGCTCTCTGGGATTTGTCCACCTCAAAATTAGATTTGAGTGTGGAATTGGATATAAAGGGTTGCTGTATTTTTTACCAAGAGGTAAAACTGACACCTCTTTTTCAAGGAACACACAAAGGTCAATAGTGTACAAATGTAGCTTCTTATGCTGCTAAGGACTTAACCTTCCTATGTTGCTACAGACCTAACCTTCCTATGCTGCTCTACAGTCTTTACCTTCCTATGCTGCTACAGACTTTACCTTCCTATGCTGCTACTGATTtgagcagggtgtgtgtgagagacaagAGCTCCTCTCAGATTTAGACTTGCCAGCATGACCATTGACCCGAAACGCTtagttattttaaaactgtGCCCTGCCTTTAACCCCCTCGACTCTAGCGAGTGCGTCCAGGACACACATTCAAGCGGGCAGCCCTGTTTTAATGTCGACACCAATCCCAGCCGCACTGGGCTGTCACACCATTAAACCGAGTCAATCCAGCAACGCATATGTATATGGAAAAGGGACAGTTGGTGGCTGCTCTTTCTCCATCTGCATCACTCCTGTTTCACTGGTTGGCTGACCCTAACGTGCatgcgtgtctctctctttcttcctttctttctttctttcccccgTCTGCCTCCTCTAGCCCCGACGCTGCTGACAGCGCCTCCTTCGACGTGCAGCTGGGCGACATCATCCTGACGGCCACCGACGGCCTCTTCGACAACATGCCCGACTACATGATCCTACGGGAGCTCAAGAAGCTCAAGGTATTCCCACTGTTGCGGTGAAAGTCACATGACTTCTGTAATTAGATCGTTTTCACCTGTGGGATCGGGAGCCAGAGGGTTTTCCGCAAGGGGGTCCCTTCTGCTGAACACATTTAGCATGTGATCTGTCCTCCAGGATAGATGCCATAGTTATGTTATCTTGTTGAGTACGTAATGAGGAAAGGCTATTGGTTACTCCACCCAGCGCAGAGTAATCCACCCAGCTACCACCACCATCGACCAGACATTGTAATGTCTATTGTACGATATGCATCACGTGCTAATCGCTTCATTTGTTTTTCAGACCACAAACTACGACAGCGTCCTGCAGACGGCAGAAAGCATCGCCAAGCAAGCGCACGACCTCGCCTACGACCCCAACTACATGTCCCCGTTTGCACAGTTTGCCTGCGACAACGGACTGAATGTACGAGGTGAGACATCCGATTTGTttgttcacccaagggtacagTATTGGACTTAGCAGTGGACCTATCTTCGGGTTACACAGAGTCAAAATGCCCTCCCGTCACTTTTAAGACTCATGAGCAGCATTGCATAAAAttgacccctcccccctttctcccccttctGTTGTGCTGCAGGTGGGAAGCCAGATGACATCACGGTGCTGCTGTCCATTGTTGCAGAATACACAGACTgagtgctgtgtgtgcgtgtgggcatgGGCATGTGTGACCCCTTGTGTCCTTCCTTCTACTTCTTTGGCCAAGTcgacccccttccccccccccacacacacacaaacacacgcacacactgcccTGCGCCGGGTCGAAGGTTCACCCGCGCTCCTGagcggggaaggggggggaaagggcaGCTAAGGCCCCTTCATGTGGATCATGACGGAACAGCCGATGGACAGTTCTCTGTATCCTCTGATGGTTAAAGGGCTTAACGTTAGCAGAGCCCTCAGTTATACACAACGGTACTGTAACCACCCCACAGCTGCAGGGACGCCCAGCGAGCAGGTCATTACGCGATGCTGCTCGCGATACTCTTTGGCTTGTGTGTGCGAATGCTGTCAGGTATGCATGGGTGTGTTTCGGTTCCCAAGAGAGGTCGATGGCGAAGAGTGGACGTTGTTCTGTCGTGTTGGAAGACGTTTCTGTGGCTGAGTGATATGTTTGATGTGATGGCCCATCGTCACATGGGACATGGTGGTCTGCAGGTTCTCAAGAATTTGGAAAGAAATGGGTGGCGTGATGGATCCGTCTCTGTTGTTGTCGCTGAAGTTGTGTCATTTCTGTGTCATAAAGTAATTGTGTATGCGTGGCATTTGATCTGGAAAGATGAAGATGtttcttaaaggttgggtatggaattctcttttttggccatttttgcaaaattacttgaaatccttatcataacccacttacagccgctgagttagaagtactggcatgaaaattaaacaagtcaatcatctgtggaacgagcagggctcgaaaaactccagccaatgatttccagacccaccgagtggcatttgACAGTAAGTAAGTCAATCAAATGGTTGTACTGCACTCCCtccgcgcgtgaccccttcgtgcacgtactcaaagctcgtgacccagagcaagcttctgtttgttgttaccCTGCGGTAgttactggagctagctaactagctaatggttcgctcgtgcatgattgcgagtccatgtacttggaatgggtggagtcagagtcatcGTTGaaggagggggtaggaccatttgagttgggtattttcaaaatctgctggcgtttcgcaaatcccatgcCCAACCTTCAAGgattaggagagagagggataagggCGAGTGAGTGTTTGTATGGGTAGCTAGCTAGTATTTCCCCAACAGCTCCAAATTGTCTTGTCTAAACATATTCAATAGCTCCTGCTAttgaatatattattattatattgaaaaGCACCTGCTATAGAAGGTCTCATCTGGTTTGTCACTAGGTTTATGAACTGTCAGTCTTTCCCTAAGTTGTacatattgtttttgttgtgttttctcttcTGGCCTTaccatgtttgttttggtgtaAAGCATTATTACATACTGTTGTGAATGACGTACACATGCAACATTTGCATCTGTAAAATGAACGGTTGACTATGGAAGTAAGCTTCATAAATCTGTCGCTTCCATCGGCAGAAATGAACAATTTACTTAGCATGACTGATTTAGGATATGTCGTAGAGGGGATGTTAGATTtttgtgggtgggtgagtgtggCCAATATGTGGTAAAGTGCAACATTGAATGTGTGGGTATATGATGTACATTTGATGTTTGCTATCCAACGATGCTAAAGCTAGCATCTGGAAATGCTACGACTGCAATTATAGGTCAGGCCTGAATTAAAATacagttttatttttgtaagtgTTATTTAGTTGTAAGAGTGACTATTGGAAGCCATTAGCTTCTCACAGTTGGATGGATGACTAAACAGAAATCCTATCTCAACACAAACGAGATAAAGAAGTAGTTTCCTATtgttttggttatttcttttgGTTATGAATGTAATTCTCGCTGCGTCTTTTTACTGTAACTTAAATTTCTCACTGCAGCGTACATTTAGACTTGGTTCTCTTGATTTGCGTGAGTGTATTTAAAAGCATGTACCAGAATTGACACGAATCAAAGACAAGAATAACCCAGTTCTGATATTGGCAGTCCATCTCATATGTTTTAACAGTCACCCGGGTGATTATTCCAGATGTCATCCTTAAACCATGGCCACACCAAAGACAGACTTCATTTGCATAATTccattaaatatttgaaaaacacaGTTTAGCAATACAATTAATTTCACTTGAATACGATAATATTGCTGGTAGCTGCAGCTTGTTTGTGTCCCAGTCGGCCTCCCCTGCTTGTGAAGTGACCCAGTTAGCGCATCTGTTCAATGTTAATGCTGACTAATCTACAAAGCCGGTTTAAACAAACCAAAGAAAGAAAGCCATATACAGCATGTAATTAGAAAAACTGTGCTACACATCTCGCTACCAAGGGTGTTCACCAGATGTTTAGAGACCAATAGTGCCACTGTTGTTGACACTAGAAATAATTTCAAAAGGCCAATAGCTaagcccgccgccgccgtgtcCCGGATGCAACAGTGTTGTCCAGATGTGCAGCATGGAACAACATGGGGAGATCAACACGTATATTTTTATAACAGTCTACTTGTGACTGAAAATGGTTCTTGTATCCATAATCTTATGCTTTacttgtttttctctttttctcccccctTAATTTCTTTTTTACTTTAGTTTTGCATGATTTCTTAACTACATGAAAGCATTACCTGTTACAGCTTGACTCACTGTATGATTCCTGTCTTATGATACTGTCTTCTTGATTAACAATGTTAATTTACATTGAATTATGGGTGAAATActcagtgtgtttgtatgtgtgtgtgtggtggggaaaATGGATTGGCCATGAGCAGTGACAGTCTTGACATAGGGGGTTGTAACTGAACAAGGGGGAGCTTAGCCTTAACTGCAGACCTAAACTCAAAACATGCCTTTTTTGGCCCAGGTTGATGTAATTGAGATCTGCCCACCTCGCTCTTGTGTATAGAACAGTTTAAAAGGTGCTTTTGCTTGACCTCCTTCCAGAAAGcgatgtttgtgtgtacaaaagatatgcttgtgtgtatacagtgtaaCAATACAGGTCTAATGTATGTAAATATGTTTTAAAAGATGtacaatatttaaataaagaGTCTAGTATTTATACTAAACATGTTTACAATCTCTCGGTAGCCATAAAGTGCTGCTGTTTTTGTTATTGAACGAAATGTACGAT from Gadus macrocephalus chromosome 4, ASM3116895v1 includes these protein-coding regions:
- the LOC132455960 gene encoding protein phosphatase PTC7 homolog — protein: MLSVLSYGRLVARAVLGGLSQTDGRDYSLVTASYGFGKDFRKGILKKGMCYGDDACFIARHKAADVLGVADGVGGWRDYGVDPSQFSATLMRTCERLVKEGRFVPSQPVGILTSGYYELLQNKVPLLGSSTACIVVLDRRSHQLHTCNLGDSGFLVVRGGEVVHRSDEQQHYFNTPFQLSIAPPGVEGVVLSDSPDAADSASFDVQLGDIILTATDGLFDNMPDYMILRELKKLKTTNYDSVLQTAESIAKQAHDLAYDPNYMSPFAQFACDNGLNVRGGKPDDITVLLSIVAEYTD